The following are from one region of the Klebsiella sp. WP3-W18-ESBL-02 genome:
- a CDS encoding TniQ family protein — protein MKPAPRWPLHPAPREAEALSSWLNRVALCYHMEVSELLEHDLGHGQVDDLDTAPPLALLAMLSQRSGIELDRLRCMSFAGWVPWLLDSLDDQIPAALETYAFQLSVLLPRLRRKTRSITSWRAWLPTQPIHRACPLCLNDPENQAVLLAWKLPLMLSCPLHGCWLESYWGVPGRFLGWENADAEPRTASDAIAAMDQRTWQALTTGHVELPRRRIHAGLWFRLLRTLLDELNTPLSTCGTYAGYLRQIWECCGHPLRAGQSLWRPYETLNPAVRLQMLEAAATAISLIEVRDISPPGEHAKLFWSEPQTGFTSGLPAKAPKPEPVDHWQRAIQAIDEAIIEARHNPETARSLFALASYGRRDPASLEQLRATFAKEGIPPEFLSHYEPSLPFACLRQNDGLSDKF, from the coding sequence GTGAAGCCAGCGCCACGCTGGCCACTGCATCCGGCACCCAGGGAAGCCGAAGCCCTGTCTTCGTGGCTCAACCGCGTGGCCCTTTGCTATCACATGGAAGTGTCCGAGCTGCTGGAGCACGATCTTGGTCACGGCCAGGTTGATGACCTGGACACCGCGCCACCACTGGCGCTGCTGGCGATGCTCTCCCAGCGGAGCGGTATCGAGCTGGATCGGCTGCGCTGCATGAGTTTCGCCGGCTGGGTGCCTTGGCTACTGGACAGCCTTGATGATCAGATTCCAGCCGCATTGGAAACCTATGCGTTCCAGCTCTCGGTACTGCTGCCGAGACTCCGCCGTAAGACGCGATCCATCACGAGCTGGCGTGCCTGGCTGCCCACCCAACCGATACACCGCGCCTGTCCGCTCTGCCTGAACGATCCGGAGAACCAAGCCGTACTGCTCGCGTGGAAGCTGCCCCTGATGCTGAGCTGCCCACTGCATGGCTGCTGGCTGGAATCCTATTGGGGCGTGCCAGGGCGGTTTCTCGGCTGGGAGAACGCCGACGCCGAACCGCGCACTGCCAGCGACGCGATTGCGGCGATGGACCAGCGTACCTGGCAGGCACTGACGACCGGCCACGTGGAGTTGCCGCGCCGACGCATCCACGCCGGATTGTGGTTTAGGCTGCTACGCACGCTGCTCGATGAGCTGAACACCCCGCTTTCGACGTGCGGCACCTACGCGGGGTATCTCCGCCAAATCTGGGAATGCTGCGGGCATCCGCTGCGTGCTGGGCAAAGTCTGTGGCGACCGTATGAAACCCTGAACCCGGCAGTACGGTTGCAGATGCTGGAGGCGGCGGCAACGGCAATCAGCTTGATTGAGGTGAGGGATATAAGCCCGCCAGGCGAGCACGCAAAGCTATTCTGGTCCGAGCCCCAAACCGGGTTCACCAGTGGCCTGCCGGCGAAAGCGCCGAAGCCCGAACCCGTCGATCACTGGCAGCGTGCAATCCAGGCCATTGATGAGGCCATCATTGAAGCACGACACAACCCCGAGACGGCACGCTCGCTGTTCGCGTTGGCTTCCTATGGTCGGCGCGACCCCGCTTCCTTGGAACAGTTGCGCGCCACCTTCGCGAAGGAAGGCATCCCCCCGGAATTTCTGTCACATTATGAGCCTAGCCTACCCTTTGCATGCCTTAGACAGAATGACGGGTTAAGTGACAAATTTTGA
- a CDS encoding recombinase family protein codes for MLIGYMRVSKADGSQATDLQRDALIAAGVDPVHLYEDQASGMREDRPGLTSCLKALRTGDTLVVWKLDRLGRDLRHLINTVHDLTGRGIGLKVLTGHGAAIDTTTAAGKLVFGIFAALAEFERELIAERTIAGLASARARGRKGGRPFKMTAAKLRLAMAAMGQPETKVGDLCQELGVTRQTLYRHVSPKGELRPDGEKLLSRI; via the coding sequence ATGCTGATAGGCTACATGCGGGTATCGAAGGCGGACGGCTCCCAGGCTACCGATTTGCAGCGCGACGCGCTGATTGCCGCCGGGGTCGATCCAGTACATCTTTACGAGGACCAGGCATCCGGCATGCGCGAGGATCGGCCCGGCTTGACGAGCTGCCTGAAGGCGTTGCGAACTGGCGACACACTGGTCGTGTGGAAACTGGATCGGCTCGGACGCGACCTGCGACATCTCATCAACACCGTGCACGACCTGACTGGGCGCGGCATCGGCTTGAAGGTATTAACCGGGCACGGCGCGGCCATCGACACCACGACCGCCGCCGGCAAGCTGGTCTTTGGCATCTTCGCCGCCCTGGCCGAGTTCGAGCGCGAGTTGATCGCGGAGCGCACGATTGCCGGCCTAGCCTCGGCCCGCGCGCGCGGGCGGAAAGGCGGCCGGCCGTTCAAGATGACCGCCGCCAAGCTGCGGCTGGCGATGGCGGCAATGGGTCAGCCAGAGACCAAGGTCGGCGACCTATGCCAGGAACTTGGCGTCACGCGGCAGACCCTGTATCGGCATGTTTCACCCAAGGGTGAGCTACGTCCAGATGGCGAGAAGCTACTCAGCCGAATTTGA
- the merE gene encoding broad-spectrum mercury transporter MerE, protein MNSPERLPSETHKPITGYLWGALAVLTCPCHLPILAIVLAGTTAGAFIGEYWGIAALTLTGLFVLSVTRLLRAFKDRS, encoded by the coding sequence ATGAACAGCCCCGAGCGCTTGCCGTCCGAGACGCACAAACCGATCACCGGCTACCTGTGGGGCGCGCTGGCCGTGCTCACCTGTCCCTGCCATTTGCCGATTCTCGCCATTGTGCTGGCCGGCACGACGGCCGGCGCGTTCATCGGAGAGTACTGGGGTATCGCAGCCCTCACGCTGACCGGTTTGTTCGTCCTGTCTGTGACACGACTGCTGCGGGCCTTCAAAGATCGATCATGA
- the merD gene encoding mercury resistance co-regulator MerD translates to MSAYTVSRLALDAGVSVHIVRDYLLRGLLRPVACTPGGYGLFDDAALQRLCFVRAAFEAGIGLDALARLCRALDAADGDEAAAQLAVLRQFVERRREALADLEVQLATMPTEPAQHAESLP, encoded by the coding sequence ATGAGCGCCTACACCGTGTCCCGGCTGGCCCTTGATGCCGGGGTGAGCGTGCATATCGTGCGCGACTACCTGCTGCGCGGATTGCTGCGTCCGGTGGCGTGCACCCCGGGCGGCTATGGCCTGTTCGATGATGCCGCCTTGCAACGGCTGTGCTTCGTGCGGGCGGCCTTCGAGGCGGGCATCGGCCTGGACGCGCTGGCGCGGCTGTGCCGGGCGCTGGATGCTGCGGACGGCGATGAAGCGGCCGCGCAGCTTGCCGTTCTGCGCCAGTTCGTCGAGCGTCGGCGCGAAGCGTTGGCCGATCTGGAGGTGCAGTTGGCCACCATGCCGACCGAGCCGGCACAGCACGCGGAGAGTCTGCCATGA
- the merF gene encoding mercury resistance system transport protein MerF, whose amino-acid sequence MKDPKTLLRVSIIGTTLVALCCFTPVLVILLGVVGLSALTGYLDYVLLPALAIFIGLTIYAIQRKRQADACCTPKFNGVKK is encoded by the coding sequence ATGAAAGACCCGAAGACACTGCTGCGGGTCAGCATCATTGGCACAACCCTCGTGGCGCTGTGTTGCTTCACCCCTGTTCTGGTCATTTTGCTCGGTGTGGTCGGCTTGTCCGCGCTGACCGGCTATCTGGACTATGTGCTGCTGCCTGCGCTGGCGATTTTCATCGGCTTGACCATCTACGCCATCCAACGAAAACGCCAAGCCGATGCCTGCTGCACCCCGAAATTCAATGGAGTAAAAAAATGA
- the merP gene encoding mercury resistance system periplasmic binding protein MerP, with the protein MKKLLSALALAAVVAPVWAATQTVTLSVPGMTCSACPITVKKAISKVDGVSKVDVTFETREAVVTFDDAKTSVQKLTKATEDAGYPSSVKN; encoded by the coding sequence ATGAAAAAGCTGCTTTCCGCCCTTGCCCTCGCTGCCGTTGTTGCCCCCGTGTGGGCCGCCACCCAGACCGTTACGCTGTCCGTACCGGGCATGACCTGCTCGGCCTGTCCGATCACTGTCAAGAAGGCGATTTCCAAGGTCGATGGCGTCAGTAAAGTTGACGTGACCTTCGAGACGCGCGAAGCGGTGGTCACCTTCGATGATGCCAAGACCAGCGTGCAGAAACTGACCAAGGCTACCGAGGATGCGGGCTACCCATCATCAGTCAAGAACTGA
- the merT gene encoding mercuric ion transporter MerT, with the protein MSEPQNGRGALFTGGLAAILASACCLGPLVLIALGFSGAWIGNLTVLEPYRPIFIGVALVALFFAWRRIYRPSAACKPGEVCAIPQVRATYKLIFWGVAVLVLVALGFPYVVPFFY; encoded by the coding sequence ATGTCTGAACCTCAAAACGGGCGCGGCGCGCTCTTCACTGGCGGGCTGGCCGCCATCCTCGCCTCGGCTTGCTGCCTCGGGCCGCTGGTTCTGATCGCCTTGGGGTTCAGCGGCGCTTGGATCGGCAACTTGACGGTGTTGGAACCCTATCGCCCCATCTTTATCGGCGTGGCGCTGGTGGCGTTGTTCTTCGCCTGGCGGCGCATCTACCGGCCGTCAGCCGCCTGCAAACCGGGTGAGGTTTGCGCGATTCCCCAAGTGCGAGCTACTTACAAGCTCATTTTCTGGGGCGTGGCCGTGCTGGTTTTGGTCGCGCTCGGATTTCCCTACGTCGTGCCATTTTTCTATTGA
- the merR gene encoding Hg(II)-responsive transcriptional regulator: MENNLENLTIGVFARTAGVNVETIRFYQRKGLLPEPDKPYGSIRRYGETDVTRVRFVKSAQRLGFSLDEIAELLRLEDGTHCEEASSLAEHKLKDVRERMADLARMEAVLSDLVCACHARKGNVSCPLIASLQGKKEPRSADAV; the protein is encoded by the coding sequence ATGGAAAACAATTTGGAGAACCTGACCATTGGCGTTTTCGCCAGGACGGCCGGGGTCAATGTGGAGACCATCCGGTTCTATCAGCGCAAGGGCTTGCTCCCGGAACCGGACAAGCCTTACGGCAGCATTCGCCGCTATGGCGAGACGGATGTAACGCGGGTGCGCTTCGTGAAATCAGCCCAGCGGTTGGGCTTCAGCCTGGATGAGATCGCCGAGCTGCTGCGGCTGGAGGATGGCACCCATTGCGAGGAAGCCAGCAGCCTGGCCGAGCACAAGCTCAAGGACGTGCGCGAGAGGATGGCTGACCTGGCGCGCATGGAGGCCGTGCTGTCTGATTTGGTGTGCGCCTGCCATGCGCGGAAGGGGAACGTTTCCTGCCCGCTGATTGCGTCACTGCAAGGGAAGAAAGAACCGCGCAGTGCGGACGCGGTGTAG
- a CDS encoding IS110-like element IS5075 family transposase, with protein MENIALIGIDLGKNSFHIHCQDHRGKAVYRKKFTRPKLIEFLATCPATTIAMEACGGSHFMARKLAELGHFPKLISPQFVRPFVKSNKNDFVDAEAICEAASRPSMRFVQPRTESQQAMRALHRVRESLVQDKVKTTNQMHAFLLEFGISVPRGAAVISRLSTLLEDSSLPLYLSQLLLKLQQHYHYLVEQIKDLESQLKRKLDEDEVGQRLLSIPCVGTLTASTISTEIGDGKQYASSRDFAAATGLVPRQYSTGGRTTLLGISKRGNKKIRTLLVQCARVFIQKLEHQSGKLADWVRELLCRKSNFVVTCALANKLARIAWALTARQQTYEA; from the coding sequence ATGGAAAACATTGCGCTTATTGGTATCGATCTGGGTAAGAACTCTTTCCATATTCATTGTCAGGATCATCGTGGGAAGGCCGTTTACCGTAAAAAATTCACCCGACCAAAGCTAATCGAATTTCTGGCGACATGCCCGGCAACAACCATCGCGATGGAAGCCTGTGGCGGTTCTCACTTTATGGCACGCAAGCTGGCAGAGTTAGGGCATTTTCCAAAGCTGATATCACCGCAATTTGTCCGCCCATTCGTTAAAAGCAACAAAAATGACTTCGTTGATGCTGAAGCTATCTGTGAAGCAGCATCACGTCCATCTATGCGTTTCGTGCAGCCCAGAACCGAATCTCAGCAGGCAATGCGAGCTCTGCATCGTGTCCGTGAATCCCTGGTTCAGGATAAGGTGAAAACAACTAATCAGATGCATGCTTTTCTGCTGGAATTTGGTATCAGCGTTCCGCGAGGTGCTGCCGTTATTAGTCGACTGAGTACCCTTCTTGAGGACAGTAGTTTGCCTCTTTATCTCAGCCAGTTACTGCTGAAATTACAACAGCATTATCACTATCTTGTTGAGCAGATTAAAGATCTGGAATCTCAGTTGAAACGAAAGTTGGACGAAGATGAGGTTGGACAGCGCTTGCTGAGTATTCCCTGCGTTGGAACGCTGACTGCCAGTACTATTTCAACTGAGATTGGCGACGGGAAGCAGTACGCCAGCAGCCGTGACTTTGCGGCGGCAACAGGGCTGGTACCCCGACAGTACAGCACGGGAGGTCGGACGACATTGTTAGGGATTAGCAAGCGGGGCAACAAAAAGATCCGAACTTTGTTGGTTCAGTGTGCCAGGGTATTCATACAAAAACTGGAACACCAGTCTGGCAAGTTGGCCGACTGGGTCAGGGAGTTGTTGTGTCGGAAAAGCAACTTTGTCGTCACCTGTGCTCTGGCAAACAAGCTGGCCAGAATAGCCTGGGCACTGACGGCGCGACAGCAAACTTACGAAGCATAA
- a CDS encoding recombinase family protein translates to MLVGYMRVSSESDRQTTNLQRDALLAAGIDARNLFEDHASGAKDDRAGLAKAMAYVCPGDVLVVWKLDRLGRSLSHLLSIINTLKEKGVAFRSLTEGMDTTTASGELLFHVFGALAQYERALTKERVIAGLAAARRRGRVGGRPAAITGEKLEAILEALKGGMSKAAVCRNFSVKRTTLIDTLARIQTSNDVGSVQENS, encoded by the coding sequence ATGTTAGTAGGATACATGCGTGTTTCATCTGAATCAGATCGCCAAACAACAAATTTGCAACGTGATGCATTACTGGCTGCGGGTATCGATGCTCGAAATTTATTTGAAGATCATGCATCGGGGGCGAAAGACGACCGTGCGGGCTTAGCCAAGGCAATGGCTTATGTTTGTCCGGGAGATGTACTTGTTGTCTGGAAGTTGGATCGGCTTGGTCGGTCGCTATCTCATCTACTGTCCATCATTAATACACTCAAAGAAAAAGGGGTGGCCTTTCGTTCGCTGACTGAAGGCATGGATACCACAACAGCATCAGGCGAATTGCTATTCCATGTTTTTGGCGCTCTGGCGCAATACGAACGAGCCCTGACGAAAGAACGAGTTATTGCCGGACTTGCCGCGGCTCGTCGACGAGGCCGAGTAGGTGGCAGACCCGCCGCCATTACGGGAGAAAAGCTGGAGGCTATTTTAGAAGCGCTGAAAGGAGGCATGTCCAAAGCCGCTGTATGTCGTAACTTTAGTGTAAAACGCACAACGTTGATCGATACATTGGCAAGGATCCAAACATCCAATGATGTTGGCTCGGTACAAGAAAATAGCTAA
- a CDS encoding HNH endonuclease signature motif containing protein: MTTKVKVKKTRAERKQHSRDMQAKHEAEKKAANLRNILKRDILATLGIPKNHGGRAALSTFITEHLLKGESQVQIVAMLTGSELMKRAQLAEIERLKKITELANQTRRNEITNRAFERLGITTRHPMGDLVLSMVRELANQNLNTGEIVERLNDNETVLESRRLHKEKRADLERQIDEGIAERKKTRVDMREVLAYMAQKNGTTYTPPADTWRSPEHPNGDSPTRHNGKIRESRLTGAESTQKENPRQYGLPNLKTSSASINKAGMSEAIKLVGGRVTEFRTYLYEHRDTGLRADVLARRFMAESMQGKKMVDPVPVNEPDNLPAPTHEPAKRKWTKEEKQEARDRALAAASQVGKLKEAETNGITHDVVRESQPAPQPALISVEVEQSRVSMQEPSVAPLAHPKREGSTTCVVTRPDQADFAATVRRNCNDRCVITGASLRRRTEAAHLVEHSAGGLDHWSNGLLLRIDLHRLFDDNVLAICPETLTVHVDPVAQAEDPDLQQYDGHVITGLCRPIDPANLVMRWERYQRRLELTK, translated from the coding sequence GTGACGACGAAAGTGAAGGTGAAGAAAACCCGGGCCGAACGTAAGCAGCATAGCCGGGACATGCAGGCCAAACATGAAGCGGAAAAAAAGGCCGCTAACCTGCGTAATATTCTAAAGAGAGACATTCTGGCCACGCTGGGTATCCCTAAAAATCACGGTGGGCGGGCAGCTCTTTCTACATTCATCACCGAGCACTTACTGAAGGGTGAGAGTCAGGTTCAGATTGTTGCCATGCTAACCGGCAGCGAATTGATGAAGCGGGCACAGCTTGCCGAAATCGAGCGCCTGAAGAAGATCACGGAACTGGCCAATCAAACCCGCAGAAACGAGATCACCAACCGGGCGTTTGAGCGCCTGGGTATCACAACCCGGCATCCAATGGGCGATTTAGTGCTGAGCATGGTGCGCGAACTGGCAAACCAGAATTTAAATACCGGTGAGATAGTAGAACGCCTGAATGATAACGAAACCGTACTGGAATCGCGCCGCCTGCACAAAGAGAAGCGAGCGGATCTTGAACGTCAGATTGATGAAGGTATTGCCGAGCGCAAAAAGACCCGTGTTGATATGCGGGAAGTGCTCGCCTACATGGCCCAGAAGAACGGTACAACGTATACGCCTCCCGCAGACACCTGGCGATCTCCTGAACATCCGAATGGCGATTCACCGACCCGGCATAATGGAAAAATCAGAGAGAGCCGTCTGACCGGCGCTGAAAGCACCCAGAAAGAAAACCCACGTCAGTACGGTTTGCCCAACCTGAAAACCAGTAGCGCTTCCATCAACAAGGCCGGAATGAGTGAGGCCATTAAGCTGGTGGGCGGACGTGTGACGGAATTTCGCACCTATCTTTATGAGCATCGCGATACGGGACTACGCGCTGATGTGCTGGCTCGCCGGTTTATGGCTGAGTCAATGCAAGGCAAAAAGATGGTTGACCCTGTGCCGGTCAATGAACCAGATAATCTCCCGGCTCCCACACACGAACCTGCCAAACGTAAATGGACGAAGGAAGAAAAGCAGGAAGCGCGTGACCGTGCGCTGGCCGCAGCAAGCCAGGTCGGAAAGCTTAAAGAAGCGGAAACCAACGGCATTACGCACGATGTAGTGCGAGAATCGCAGCCAGCACCCCAGCCAGCCCTGATCTCCGTCGAAGTTGAACAATCCCGCGTCTCCATGCAGGAACCGTCTGTTGCGCCCCTGGCGCACCCTAAACGTGAAGGCTCTACAACCTGCGTGGTGACCAGGCCGGATCAGGCTGATTTCGCTGCTACCGTCCGTCGAAACTGTAACGACCGCTGCGTGATTACAGGAGCAAGCTTACGCCGCAGGACAGAGGCCGCACACCTGGTAGAGCATAGTGCTGGTGGTCTGGATCACTGGAGTAATGGCTTGCTGCTTCGTATCGATCTGCACCGGCTGTTTGACGACAACGTCCTTGCCATTTGCCCGGAGACGTTGACCGTCCACGTTGACCCTGTCGCGCAGGCCGAAGATCCCGATTTGCAGCAATACGATGGCCATGTGATTACCGGGCTTTGCCGTCCGATAGACCCGGCGAATCTCGTCATGCGCTGGGAGCGTTATCAGCGCCGGTTAGAACTGACCAAGTAA
- a CDS encoding ATP-binding protein, translating into MNSFPIEQGEQLRVGTVDFVSPNEIRAILEIDSPDTVALNAGTPRNFPRVNSYVLISCDNGYLVGQIEWLAVEHSPYPKQRDVQEFGLVNLPFPRKKISLNPVGMLKRLSKDGTDYFRFQRGSESFPSIGAAILLPTDLQLRSIVESGNNRRVIIGQSPLANNANVAVDPDRLFGRHIAVLGNTGSGKSCSVSGLIQWSLESALESQIKPNARFIILDPNGEYARALGPTTKFKGRVFKVEAEGSENQLQVPSWFWNSSEWASFTQASPKAQLPLLKRSLRAMRNEEFDLQKNIDIEVKKYLGTILVSLKADKSKGAAALNDFPGAKNLLAKINIWRQSLEEYKARLTTPCPELDKLIISIQDFCGQREGRYPDYNAKVSAVDNIINGVLSSFQSLGGDECELLPKNEDIPVPFDGNNLVSYLEALAQENGSEQYVEYLVARIRTMLADTRMKPITNDSEHRVDLANWLETYIGKDGDGDSCVSIIDLSLVPTEITHLVTAVISRIIFESLQRYRRLYNKSLPTVLVAEEAHTFIKRYREDSENQDVAAVCCQVFEKIAREGRKFGLGMVISSQRPSELSPTVLSQCNTFLLHRISNDKDQEQVHKMVPDNLRGLLRELPSLPSQHAILMGWASELPVLVKMKNLTKEQQPHSDDPDFWDVWTRKDADGKLVERTANWEAVVKEWQQN; encoded by the coding sequence ATGAACTCATTTCCGATTGAACAAGGTGAGCAACTCAGGGTCGGCACTGTAGATTTTGTTTCACCTAATGAAATTAGAGCAATATTAGAGATTGACTCACCTGATACTGTTGCTTTGAATGCAGGAACGCCTAGAAACTTTCCAAGAGTAAACAGTTATGTATTAATATCATGTGATAATGGTTACTTAGTTGGGCAAATAGAGTGGCTTGCTGTAGAACATTCGCCTTATCCAAAACAAAGAGATGTTCAAGAATTTGGTTTAGTAAATCTACCATTCCCCCGAAAAAAAATAAGTTTGAATCCGGTGGGAATGCTTAAACGTTTGTCCAAAGATGGTACTGATTATTTCAGATTTCAACGAGGTTCTGAATCGTTTCCTTCTATTGGGGCTGCTATTTTACTACCGACAGATTTACAACTTAGATCAATAGTCGAATCTGGAAATAATAGGCGAGTGATCATTGGACAAAGTCCACTTGCGAACAATGCAAATGTAGCTGTAGATCCTGATAGATTATTTGGTCGTCATATAGCAGTGCTCGGAAATACTGGTAGCGGTAAGTCTTGCTCTGTATCTGGATTAATCCAGTGGTCACTCGAATCTGCATTGGAATCACAAATAAAACCAAATGCCAGATTTATCATCCTAGACCCCAACGGCGAGTATGCACGTGCTTTGGGGCCAACGACGAAATTTAAAGGTAGAGTATTTAAGGTTGAGGCTGAAGGCAGTGAAAACCAATTACAAGTACCCTCATGGTTTTGGAATAGTTCGGAGTGGGCATCATTCACGCAAGCAAGTCCTAAAGCACAACTTCCATTACTAAAACGCTCCTTGAGAGCAATGAGAAATGAAGAATTTGATTTACAAAAGAATATAGATATAGAAGTTAAAAAATACCTAGGTACAATTTTGGTTTCTTTAAAAGCGGATAAATCTAAAGGAGCAGCGGCACTTAATGATTTCCCTGGAGCCAAAAATCTTTTGGCTAAAATTAATATTTGGCGTCAGAGTCTGGAAGAATACAAAGCGAGATTAACTACACCATGCCCTGAGCTAGATAAATTAATCATCTCTATTCAAGATTTTTGTGGGCAAAGAGAAGGCAGATATCCAGATTACAATGCTAAAGTTAGCGCAGTTGATAACATCATAAATGGAGTGTTATCTTCATTTCAGAGCCTTGGAGGCGATGAGTGTGAACTCCTTCCTAAAAACGAGGATATCCCCGTCCCTTTTGACGGAAATAATTTAGTCTCCTATTTAGAGGCGTTAGCACAAGAAAATGGTAGCGAGCAATATGTTGAATATCTAGTAGCTAGAATACGCACAATGCTTGCGGATACAAGAATGAAACCCATAACCAATGACTCAGAGCATAGAGTTGACTTGGCTAATTGGTTAGAAACATATATTGGGAAAGATGGTGATGGTGATAGCTGCGTTTCAATTATTGATCTTTCTTTAGTACCAACTGAAATTACTCATCTTGTGACAGCTGTCATTTCAAGAATTATTTTTGAATCATTGCAACGTTATAGACGACTATATAACAAATCTTTACCTACGGTACTTGTTGCTGAAGAAGCACATACATTTATTAAACGGTATCGTGAGGACAGTGAAAATCAGGATGTCGCAGCTGTTTGCTGTCAAGTATTTGAGAAAATTGCACGAGAAGGCAGGAAATTTGGTCTCGGTATGGTTATTTCTTCGCAACGACCATCAGAATTATCACCTACAGTTTTATCTCAATGTAATACTTTTCTTCTGCATCGAATTAGCAATGACAAAGATCAGGAGCAAGTTCATAAAATGGTACCCGACAATTTGCGAGGATTACTCCGTGAATTGCCTTCATTGCCATCTCAACATGCAATACTGATGGGCTGGGCATCTGAACTTCCTGTCTTAGTTAAAATGAAAAATTTGACGAAAGAGCAGCAACCCCATTCTGATGACCCTGATTTCTGGGATGTTTGGACAAGAAAGGATGCTGATGGGAAATTGGTCGAGAGAACGGCCAATTGGGAAGCTGTTGTAAAGGAATGGCAACAAAATTGA
- a CDS encoding SIR2 family protein, which translates to MSQYLKLGDDQSPVQLDPHSEVGAFKVVGHCSWAKPGDKITPDFLRLRIEPWLTALFQSEHLNILIGAGLSSAIQESATGTKPQGMGWINDLKVCKAEIDSYVAKTAEASGRGRGNIEDQIRSINELIKGLEILTAQNLPLPEPPPGALPYRNLKSELVELNNELTRCLKLFSDSVSNGEKLIRDAKNDLKTQTFNYLVSFLMSFSSRTATRDRLHIFTTNYDRIIEAGAEIAGIRLIDRFVGTIAPIFRSSRLEVDYHYNPPGIRGEPRYLEGVARFTKLHGSLDWYTTEGAIRRFGLPFGASSVEPFLQVEAAGAANYHQLMIYPNSVKDRETSEYPYVELFRDLASATCRPNSTLVTYGYSFGDEHINRVIIDMLTIPSTHIVIIAYGDPLGRIMRFVNESGRKAQISLLLGDHFGDIKNLVDFYLPKAAIDRSSIRMAELLKSRGLYRTTISNNSEDAE; encoded by the coding sequence GTGAGTCAATACTTAAAGCTTGGAGATGACCAGTCTCCGGTTCAGTTGGATCCACACAGCGAAGTTGGTGCATTTAAAGTTGTTGGACACTGCTCATGGGCAAAACCAGGAGATAAAATCACTCCTGATTTTTTGCGTTTAAGAATAGAACCTTGGTTAACTGCTCTTTTTCAGTCTGAACACCTAAATATACTTATTGGCGCGGGACTTAGTTCAGCAATCCAAGAGTCAGCGACAGGCACGAAACCTCAAGGCATGGGATGGATTAATGATCTCAAAGTTTGCAAGGCTGAAATAGATAGTTATGTAGCTAAAACAGCTGAAGCCTCAGGAAGAGGAAGAGGTAATATTGAAGACCAAATCCGTTCAATTAATGAGTTAATTAAAGGATTAGAGATTTTAACTGCGCAAAATCTCCCACTTCCAGAACCGCCTCCTGGTGCTCTCCCATATCGAAATTTAAAAAGTGAGTTAGTTGAGTTAAATAATGAGCTAACAAGATGTTTGAAATTATTCTCAGATTCAGTTAGTAATGGGGAAAAGTTAATTCGCGATGCAAAAAACGATTTAAAAACACAAACGTTTAATTATTTAGTAAGTTTTTTGATGAGTTTTTCAAGTCGAACAGCGACAAGGGATCGATTACATATTTTCACGACGAATTACGACAGGATAATTGAAGCAGGAGCTGAAATAGCAGGTATTCGACTAATTGACAGATTTGTTGGTACTATAGCGCCTATTTTCAGATCTTCGCGACTAGAAGTCGACTATCATTATAATCCACCGGGTATTCGTGGTGAACCAAGATATTTGGAAGGTGTGGCGCGCTTTACTAAATTACATGGCTCATTGGACTGGTATACTACCGAAGGAGCCATAAGGCGATTTGGATTACCTTTTGGTGCGAGTTCGGTGGAACCCTTTTTACAAGTGGAGGCTGCTGGAGCAGCGAACTATCATCAATTAATGATTTATCCAAACTCGGTTAAAGACCGAGAAACATCAGAATACCCTTATGTTGAACTATTCAGAGACTTAGCATCTGCAACATGTCGTCCTAATAGTACTTTGGTAACATATGGTTATAGTTTTGGAGATGAACATATAAACCGTGTTATTATTGACATGCTGACAATACCCTCAACGCATATAGTAATAATTGCCTACGGCGATCCACTCGGTAGAATTATGCGCTTTGTAAACGAAAGTGGAAGAAAAGCTCAAATATCTTTATTACTTGGTGACCACTTTGGAGATATCAAGAATTTAGTGGATTTTTATCTTCCTAAAGCAGCGATAGACAGATCATCAATTCGTATGGCAGAACTATTGAAATCAAGGGGTTTATATCGTACAACAATTTCAAATAATAGCGAGGATGCTGAATGA